In Streptomyces sp. RFCAC02, the following proteins share a genomic window:
- a CDS encoding cold-shock protein yields MATGTVKWFNSEKGFGFIEQDGGGADVFAHYSNIATTGFRELVEGQKVTFDVTQGQKGPQAENIVPA; encoded by the coding sequence ATGGCTACCGGCACCGTGAAGTGGTTCAACTCCGAAAAGGGCTTCGGCTTCATCGAGCAGGACGGCGGCGGCGCCGACGTGTTCGCGCACTACTCGAACATCGCCACCACCGGCTTCCGTGAGCTCGTCGAGGGCCAGAAGGTCACCTTCGACGTCACGCAGGGCCAGAAGGGCCCGCAGGCCGAGAACATCGTTCCCGCCTGA
- a CDS encoding GNAT family N-acetyltransferase: MTPRLVTPRLILRGWRDDDLDALAAIDGDPAVMRLIGDGTVRTRDETVATLARLRAAWAEQGYGLFAAEERATGALAGWTGLAVPRFLPEILPAVEIGWRFGTAFWGRGLATEAAREAARFAFREAGLERLVSVCHVDHHASARVMAKLGMRLDRFTTVPGRDTPVRVMALTRAEWERADTGR; this comes from the coding sequence GTGACCCCCCGCCTCGTCACGCCCCGGCTGATCCTGCGCGGCTGGCGCGACGACGACCTCGACGCGCTCGCCGCCATCGACGGCGACCCGGCGGTCATGCGTCTCATCGGCGACGGCACGGTCCGCACCCGCGACGAGACGGTCGCCACCCTCGCGCGGCTGCGGGCGGCCTGGGCGGAGCAGGGGTACGGCCTGTTCGCCGCCGAGGAGCGGGCCACGGGCGCGCTCGCCGGCTGGACCGGCCTCGCGGTGCCCCGCTTCCTGCCCGAGATCCTCCCCGCCGTCGAGATCGGCTGGCGCTTCGGCACCGCCTTCTGGGGGCGCGGCCTCGCCACCGAGGCCGCGCGCGAGGCGGCCCGGTTCGCCTTCCGGGAGGCCGGTCTCGAACGGCTCGTCAGCGTCTGCCACGTCGACCACCACGCGTCGGCCCGGGTGATGGCGAAGCTCGGCATGCGGCTCGACCGCTTCACGACCGTGCCCGGCCGCGACACCCCGGTGCGGGTCATGGCGCTGACCCGGGCCGAGTGGGAACGGGCCGACACCGGACGGTGA
- a CDS encoding MerR family transcriptional regulator, which translates to MGRAAEMLGATPAFLRALGEAGLIVPLRSRGGHRRYSRRQLRTAARARELVGQGTPIDAACRIIDLEDQLDEARRANELLRRTAPPPEGDG; encoded by the coding sequence ATGGGGCGGGCGGCCGAGATGCTCGGGGCCACGCCGGCCTTCCTGCGGGCGCTCGGCGAGGCCGGGCTGATCGTCCCGCTCCGCTCCCGGGGCGGCCACCGCCGTTACTCGCGCCGCCAGTTGCGGACCGCGGCACGCGCCCGCGAACTGGTCGGCCAGGGCACGCCGATCGACGCGGCCTGCCGGATCATCGACCTGGAGGACCAGTTGGACGAGGCCAGGCGCGCCAACGAACTGCTGCGCCGCACCGCTCCGCCGCCGGAGGGCGACGGCTGA
- a CDS encoding MarR family transcriptional regulator yields the protein MADGDDALDWVIGQWNAERPALDARPMGVVGRVQRASRLLERGLADCFGEHGLQTWEFDILATLLRSGPPYRLTAGALSRASMITSGAVTHRIDRLAARGLVDRATDPGNRRSVLVTLTDAGRALLDDVLPAHIANEYRLIGALDPEEQDRLAALLRKLLTGLGDTPPEARR from the coding sequence GTGGCCGACGGGGACGACGCCCTCGACTGGGTCATCGGGCAGTGGAACGCCGAACGCCCCGCGCTCGACGCACGTCCCATGGGCGTCGTCGGCCGCGTGCAGCGCGCCTCCCGCCTCCTGGAGCGCGGCCTCGCCGACTGCTTCGGCGAGCACGGGCTCCAGACCTGGGAGTTCGACATCCTGGCCACCCTGCTGCGCTCCGGCCCCCCCTACCGCCTCACCGCGGGCGCCCTCAGCCGCGCGTCGATGATCACCTCGGGGGCCGTCACCCACCGGATCGACCGGCTCGCCGCCCGGGGCCTCGTCGACCGGGCCACCGACCCCGGCAACCGCCGCAGCGTCCTCGTCACCCTCACCGACGCGGGCCGCGCCCTGCTCGACGACGTCCTGCCCGCGCACATCGCCAACGAGTACCGGCTCATCGGCGCCCTCGACCCCGAGGAACAGGACCGGCTCGCCGCACTCCTGCGCAAGCTCCTCACCGGCCTCGGTGACACCCCGCCGGAAGCACGCCGGTGA